Proteins co-encoded in one Nitrospirae bacterium YQR-1 genomic window:
- a CDS encoding PAS domain S-box protein: MKSAKKFDDAMAGLPGNTAEQRDISATEQKYKAIYNTVSDAIFVYDAVDGTLTEVNDRVKDLYGYSPKEALRMNLQALSAGEPPYDSRNLQQIKDQALEGTARKFQWPARDRSGNFFWTEVNLKLTTINKRDCLIAIVKDISQRRNLEEMGKRYEFIVNTSREFMTLINRDYVYEVINTSYGKAHGKTAVNVIGKTVREVWGRDVFVSVIKRYLDKCFSGEEVNYQAWFNFHTLGPKFLDVTYYPYYDLSGKVTHAVVVSRDITVTKQAEDTLAEASENLKKTVNGTIKAISLMIEMRDPHTAGHQRRVSDLAVEIAKVLKLSEHQTEGIRITGFLHDIGKIIVPAEILSKPTKLNDYETSIIKMHSQVGSDILQGIDFPWPVAKTVLEHHERLDGSGYPLGLKGNEISLEAKIIAVADVVESVASHRPYRAALGIIRALDEISAGRGVTFEPKVVDVCTKLFRSHRFKFD, translated from the coding sequence ATGAAAAGTGCAAAAAAATTTGATGATGCAATGGCTGGACTGCCAGGTAACACAGCAGAGCAGCGTGATATATCGGCGACAGAGCAAAAATACAAGGCAATATATAACACCGTCAGTGACGCTATATTTGTCTATGACGCCGTTGACGGCACTTTAACAGAAGTTAACGACAGGGTGAAGGACCTCTACGGATACAGCCCAAAGGAAGCACTCAGAATGAACCTGCAAGCTCTGAGTGCCGGTGAGCCTCCCTATGATTCCCGAAACTTACAACAAATAAAAGATCAGGCTTTGGAGGGGACTGCGCGGAAGTTCCAATGGCCTGCCCGTGACCGCAGTGGAAATTTTTTCTGGACTGAGGTTAACCTTAAACTTACAACCATAAACAAAAGGGATTGCCTTATAGCCATTGTAAAGGACATCTCGCAGAGGCGTAACCTTGAGGAGATGGGTAAGCGTTATGAGTTTATAGTAAACACATCCAGAGAGTTTATGACGTTAATAAACAGAGACTATGTTTATGAGGTAATAAATACGTCCTATGGCAAGGCCCACGGTAAAACGGCAGTGAATGTTATAGGAAAAACCGTACGGGAAGTCTGGGGCAGGGATGTGTTTGTCAGTGTGATAAAGAGATATCTGGATAAGTGTTTTTCCGGTGAGGAGGTAAATTATCAGGCCTGGTTTAATTTTCATACTCTTGGACCGAAGTTTCTTGACGTTACATACTATCCCTACTATGATCTCAGCGGCAAGGTAACTCACGCAGTGGTTGTAAGCAGAGACATAACTGTTACAAAGCAAGCCGAGGACACACTCGCTGAGGCCTCCGAGAATTTGAAAAAAACCGTAAACGGTACAATAAAGGCAATTTCCCTTATGATAGAGATGCGGGACCCTCACACGGCAGGACATCAACGCAGGGTATCTGATCTGGCGGTGGAAATAGCAAAGGTGCTGAAGTTAAGCGAACATCAGACGGAAGGAATCAGGATAACAGGCTTTCTACACGATATAGGTAAGATAATTGTGCCTGCCGAGATACTTTCCAAGCCGACAAAACTTAATGATTACGAAACCAGTATTATAAAAATGCACTCACAGGTAGGCTCTGACATCTTGCAAGGTATAGACTTTCCATGGCCGGTGGCTAAAACGGTGCTTGAGCACCATGAGAGACTTGACGGCTCAGGGTATCCTCTGGGGTTGAAGGGAAATGAGATAAGTCTTGAGGCAAAGATAATAGCCGTAGCCGATGTTGTGGAATCCGTAGCATCTCATAGGCCTTACAGGGCAGCCCTTGGAATTATCAGAGCACTTGATGAGATATCAGCCGGCAGAGGTGTAACCTTTGAGCCTAAAGTTGTTGATGTATGTACTAAGCTGTTTAGAAGCCACAGATTTAAATTCGACTAA
- a CDS encoding glycosyltransferase, translating to MNPLISIVIPTYNRGELIKETLESVLSQTYQNFEVIIVDDYSEDATESIVKNFKENRIRFLHSEVRHVIAASRNQGIRAAKGELIAFVDSDDLWFSDKLEKQLDAFASNKDILVISSNAIFFPGYKNPVFDYKENKIVSFKDMADANIVVNSSTIIKKEVVEAIGYQDENMKAIEDFDYWLRLLRYKDRCILTLKDVLVKYRFHGGNISPSSGNMPYMKEFGYVEYALRKHLDFEHGHVQRAIEMRGEKAYKLDIDAGYRRGNMRLFEFLKHDGLSPVEKIRSVAGKAIQFFK from the coding sequence ATGAATCCACTTATATCAATAGTCATACCCACGTACAACAGGGGTGAGTTAATTAAAGAAACACTGGAGTCGGTACTGAGCCAGACATATCAGAATTTTGAGGTTATTATCGTGGATGACTATTCAGAGGATGCCACTGAAAGCATTGTCAAAAACTTTAAAGAAAACAGGATAAGATTTCTTCATAGCGAGGTCAGACACGTCATAGCGGCAAGCCGCAATCAGGGGATAAGAGCCGCTAAAGGTGAGCTTATTGCTTTTGTGGATTCAGATGATTTATGGTTTTCTGATAAACTTGAAAAGCAACTTGATGCATTTGCCTCCAATAAAGATATATTGGTAATATCATCAAATGCTATTTTCTTTCCCGGTTATAAGAACCCGGTTTTTGATTACAAAGAAAATAAAATTGTGTCATTTAAGGATATGGCCGATGCCAACATCGTGGTAAACTCCAGCACGATTATAAAAAAAGAGGTTGTTGAGGCAATCGGTTATCAGGATGAAAACATGAAAGCCATCGAGGACTTTGATTACTGGTTAAGGCTCCTCAGGTACAAAGACAGGTGTATTCTTACGTTGAAGGATGTATTGGTAAAATACCGGTTTCATGGCGGCAACATCAGCCCCTCAAGCGGTAACATGCCATATATGAAGGAATTTGGATACGTCGAATATGCCCTCAGAAAGCACCTTGACTTTGAACATGGGCACGTGCAAAGAGCGATAGAAATGAGGGGGGAAAAGGCCTATAAATTAGATATAGATGCCGGCTACAGAAGAGGGAACATGCGGCTCTTTGAGTTTTTAAAACATGACGGGTTAAGTCCTGTTGAAAAAATACGCTCAGTTGCCGGCAAAGCTATTCAGTTCTTTAAATGA
- a CDS encoding B12-binding domain-containing radical SAM protein — MKNFKITFLNPPYLEKFSRSQRSPAVTKSGTLYFPMWLSLACALADREGFTVDLIDAPASGTTRESALQRLKQFAPGLIVVDTSTPSIHNDIRFCEEIKTALPDSYITLVGTHVSALPEDCLNLSESIDAIAIGEYDNTIVDLANALTAGTGTFNIAGIAYRHNRKFIFTASRPPIEDIDGLPHVSPIYKRFLNIEHYFNPNALYPMVTITTTRGCPHECVFCVYPQTLMGHKLRMRSVENVLDEMQYITENFPNARAVFFEDDTFTVNKKRCVEISEGIIKRGINISWTANARATLDYETMRVMKEAGCRCLCVGFESGSQEMLDNIKKKIKIEQSEAFMSEARKAGILIHGCFMTGLPGETKETMNETLVLAKRLNPDTVQFYPMMIYPGTEAYKWFDERGYITTDDFSKWLTPGGLHNTVIRTESLTSAELVRFCDNARRQFYLRPNYMFYKLRQVLNDPEERKRTFKSARTFFKYLIRGSDISS; from the coding sequence ATGAAAAACTTTAAAATCACTTTTCTGAATCCGCCTTATTTAGAGAAATTTTCACGCTCACAAAGAAGCCCTGCTGTAACAAAAAGCGGCACTCTGTATTTTCCAATGTGGCTCTCACTTGCCTGTGCTTTGGCTGACAGAGAAGGTTTTACCGTTGATTTAATAGACGCCCCCGCCTCCGGCACAACCCGTGAGAGCGCACTACAGAGACTCAAACAATTTGCCCCCGGCCTTATAGTAGTTGACACAAGCACCCCCAGCATTCATAACGACATAAGGTTTTGCGAGGAAATAAAGACGGCACTGCCTGATTCCTATATAACCCTTGTGGGCACGCATGTTTCTGCCCTGCCTGAGGACTGCCTTAACCTCAGTGAGTCCATTGATGCAATAGCTATAGGTGAATACGACAACACAATAGTTGACCTTGCCAATGCGCTTACGGCAGGTACCGGTACTTTTAATATAGCTGGAATTGCCTACCGGCATAACAGGAAATTCATCTTTACAGCAAGCCGCCCTCCAATAGAAGATATTGACGGCTTACCGCACGTAAGCCCGATTTATAAACGATTCCTCAACATTGAACACTACTTTAATCCCAATGCGCTCTACCCTATGGTGACAATAACAACAACCCGCGGCTGCCCTCATGAGTGTGTGTTTTGCGTGTATCCACAGACTCTGATGGGACACAAACTCAGAATGCGTAGCGTTGAAAACGTCCTGGATGAAATGCAGTACATCACGGAGAACTTCCCTAATGCCCGTGCCGTGTTTTTTGAAGACGACACTTTTACGGTTAATAAAAAGCGTTGTGTTGAAATCTCGGAGGGTATTATAAAGCGAGGGATAAACATTTCATGGACGGCTAATGCCCGTGCCACTCTTGATTATGAAACTATGCGGGTGATGAAAGAGGCAGGGTGCAGGTGTTTGTGTGTGGGGTTTGAGAGCGGAAGCCAGGAGATGCTTGACAACATAAAAAAGAAGATCAAAATTGAACAGTCCGAGGCTTTTATGTCAGAGGCCCGCAAAGCGGGGATTCTGATTCATGGCTGCTTTATGACAGGGCTTCCCGGTGAGACTAAAGAGACTATGAATGAAACCCTGGTGCTTGCCAAAAGATTAAACCCCGACACTGTACAGTTTTACCCAATGATGATTTATCCCGGCACGGAGGCATATAAGTGGTTTGATGAAAGGGGCTATATAACAACCGATGACTTTTCAAAGTGGCTGACCCCGGGGGGGCTGCATAACACGGTAATCAGAACTGAAAGCCTGACCTCAGCGGAACTTGTGCGGTTTTGTGACAATGCGAGACGACAATTTTATCTTCGCCCTAACTATATGTTTTATAAACTCCGGCAAGTATTAAATGACCCTGAAGAGAGAAAACGCACATTTAAATCAGCCCGTACTTTTTTTAAATATCTCATCCGGGGCTCGGATATCTCCAGTTAA
- a CDS encoding glycosyltransferase family 9 protein, whose amino-acid sequence MADIIGKTLFTPFRLFNKPPAIEPLNIKSILIIRTAYIGDAIMTIPVIKPLKEHFPNAEISFLTSEGAAQALANNPHLDEILTYNPFWFYNTPKGKYLSFLKELRNRSFDLVIEARADIREILLIAAPARAKHKVSYDVGGGGYLLTDVVPYKALKHKVEYHLDIVRHLGAAVNSVDWAIYPSEEEKKNVEKILRDDKIKSPFVVVHPGARVPLKRWFTEEYAKLYDTLTDKLNIFPVIAASKDDARMVGEIISKMHHKVANLTGRLNLREFAWVLKQSEFFICNDSAPLHVASAMNVPTVAIFGPSKSVETGPCGNIHRVVEKDFQCRYRCDENSCHNAGHHACMKSITTGDVVDSAESLLNEINQRKPHV is encoded by the coding sequence GTGGCGGATATAATAGGCAAAACCCTGTTTACTCCCTTCAGGCTTTTTAACAAACCTCCGGCAATTGAGCCGCTGAACATAAAATCAATACTGATAATCAGGACGGCTTATATCGGGGATGCAATTATGACAATTCCGGTTATAAAGCCGCTAAAAGAACACTTCCCGAATGCTGAAATCTCTTTTCTAACGTCTGAGGGAGCTGCACAGGCACTTGCAAATAACCCCCATCTGGATGAAATCCTGACCTATAACCCATTCTGGTTTTATAACACACCAAAAGGAAAATATCTCAGCTTTCTAAAGGAATTACGAAACCGCTCCTTTGATCTTGTGATAGAGGCAAGGGCCGACATCAGGGAAATCCTGCTTATCGCTGCACCCGCCCGTGCTAAGCACAAAGTAAGCTATGACGTGGGTGGCGGCGGTTATCTTTTAACCGATGTTGTACCCTATAAAGCCCTGAAACATAAGGTAGAGTACCATCTGGATATTGTAAGGCACCTGGGTGCCGCTGTTAACTCTGTGGATTGGGCAATCTATCCGTCGGAAGAGGAAAAGAAAAATGTAGAAAAAATACTCAGAGATGATAAAATTAAAAGCCCTTTTGTTGTCGTTCATCCCGGAGCACGTGTCCCGCTTAAGAGGTGGTTTACAGAGGAGTACGCAAAATTGTATGATACTCTGACAGATAAGCTTAATATTTTTCCGGTAATAGCAGCATCAAAGGATGATGCAAGGATGGTGGGAGAGATAATTTCAAAAATGCACCACAAAGTTGCAAATCTGACAGGCCGCTTAAATTTAAGAGAGTTTGCCTGGGTTTTAAAACAGTCAGAATTTTTTATCTGTAACGACAGCGCCCCGCTTCACGTGGCCTCAGCTATGAATGTTCCAACAGTTGCCATATTCGGCCCCTCAAAAAGTGTCGAGACCGGCCCCTGCGGAAATATCCACAGGGTAGTGGAAAAGGACTTCCAGTGCCGCTACCGGTGTGATGAGAACTCCTGCCACAACGCCGGCCATCATGCTTGTATGAAAAGTATCACAACAGGCGACGTTGTTGACTCTGCTGAAAGCCTATTAAATGAAATCAACCAAAGGAAGCCGCATGTTTAA
- a CDS encoding DUF1848 domain-containing protein, translating into MLQSAMIISASRRTDIPAFYSDWFMSKVREGMVEVQNPFRADQIKTVSLRQEDVDIIVFWSKNPAPLVAYLKELDVRGFKYYFLFTINAYPGTIEPSVPPLMEVIDTFRGLSDRIGPGRVIWRFDPILITSITSEGYIADRFGEISDLLRGYTERVIISFAVIENYRKVLRSMKRLRETAKIDYFDITTDSAGKRRIAGELHRIADGCNMEIYDCAEEDDLSDLGVKAGSCIDQDLISKITGISLNLKKDGSQRGACGCVKSRDIGRYDTCRHGCVYCYATGCK; encoded by the coding sequence ATGTTACAATCAGCTATGATAATCTCAGCAAGCAGACGAACCGATATACCGGCTTTTTATTCAGACTGGTTTATGTCAAAAGTGCGCGAAGGTATGGTGGAGGTTCAGAATCCTTTTAGGGCGGATCAGATAAAAACTGTGAGCCTGAGACAGGAGGATGTTGATATTATAGTGTTTTGGAGTAAAAATCCGGCTCCGCTGGTTGCTTATCTTAAGGAGCTTGACGTACGAGGGTTTAAGTACTATTTTCTGTTTACAATAAATGCTTATCCCGGCACAATAGAGCCGTCTGTGCCGCCGCTTATGGAAGTTATTGACACATTTAGGGGGCTCTCAGACAGAATAGGCCCGGGGCGGGTTATCTGGCGTTTTGACCCCATCCTGATAACCTCTATAACATCAGAGGGCTACATTGCAGATAGATTCGGTGAAATCTCGGACTTGCTTAGAGGATACACGGAAAGGGTAATAATCAGTTTTGCAGTTATTGAAAACTACCGGAAGGTATTAAGAAGCATGAAGCGGTTAAGAGAGACGGCAAAAATTGATTATTTTGACATCACAACCGACAGCGCCGGCAAAAGACGTATAGCAGGAGAGCTACACAGAATAGCCGATGGGTGTAATATGGAAATTTATGACTGTGCAGAGGAGGATGACCTTAGTGATTTGGGAGTAAAAGCCGGAAGCTGCATAGACCAGGATTTAATAAGCAAGATAACAGGTATAAGTCTTAATCTTAAAAAAGACGGTAGTCAGCGAGGAGCCTGTGGCTGTGTTAAAAGCCGGGATATAGGCCGATATGATACATGCCGCCATGGGTGTGTTTATTGTTATGCCACCGGCTGTAAATGA
- a CDS encoding glycosyltransferase, translating into MKASVIVPAFNAERTIKDCITSLIGQNFNKADYEIIVVDDGSTDTTAEIVAASAVKYIYKPNGGPASARNLGVKEATGEIILFTDSDCIATPEWLTEMLKPFSDPMVKAVKGAYKTPLKSPTARFAQVEFEERYEMLKKAPSIDMIDTYSAAFRKEIFDMTGGFDESFPVANNEDTELSYKLSGWGLKMVFNPDAIVNHMGHPASVLRYAKIKFWRGYWRMAVYRKFPGKMVKDTYTPQTLKAQILALFSSMFSLLLIPLFFDTFLDLPIIFVAAVSILGFLASTVPFTLFALKRDTLTGLLSPLFLALRAASIGSGVLFYAIRQVP; encoded by the coding sequence TTGAAAGCATCCGTGATAGTACCTGCCTTTAATGCAGAGAGAACGATAAAGGACTGCATAACCTCTCTTATCGGACAGAATTTTAATAAAGCAGATTACGAGATAATAGTTGTTGATGACGGCTCAACGGACACAACCGCTGAAATAGTTGCAGCGTCAGCGGTTAAGTATATTTATAAGCCAAACGGGGGGCCGGCCTCGGCCAGGAATCTTGGAGTAAAAGAAGCAACTGGAGAAATCATTTTGTTTACCGACTCCGACTGTATAGCAACACCGGAGTGGTTGACTGAGATGCTGAAACCTTTTTCCGATCCGATGGTGAAAGCCGTAAAAGGGGCATACAAAACTCCTCTGAAGTCACCCACAGCACGGTTTGCTCAGGTTGAGTTTGAGGAGCGCTACGAGATGCTCAAAAAAGCCCCGTCAATAGACATGATAGATACCTACTCGGCAGCCTTCAGGAAAGAGATATTTGATATGACCGGAGGGTTTGACGAATCCTTCCCGGTTGCAAACAATGAAGACACTGAGCTGTCATATAAGCTCTCCGGCTGGGGCCTTAAAATGGTGTTTAACCCTGATGCAATAGTTAACCACATGGGGCATCCCGCCTCGGTCTTAAGGTATGCTAAGATAAAGTTTTGGCGGGGATACTGGAGAATGGCAGTCTATAGAAAGTTTCCCGGTAAAATGGTAAAGGACACCTATACACCTCAAACACTAAAGGCTCAGATACTTGCGCTTTTTAGTTCAATGTTTTCCCTGCTGTTAATTCCGTTGTTTTTTGATACGTTTTTGGATTTACCAATAATATTTGTGGCGGCAGTTTCAATCCTCGGTTTTTTGGCCTCAACTGTGCCTTTTACTCTCTTTGCCTTAAAAAGGGATACTCTGACAGGCCTCCTGTCCCCGTTGTTTCTTGCCCTCAGAGCCGCCTCTATCGGCTCAGGCGTCTTATTTTATGCGATTAGACAAGTACCGTGA
- a CDS encoding DUF2318 domain-containing protein, with protein sequence MVEFTKIRVAGATLYLVLFIVLIGCKEKQQFLPVTFSSAGVFSVNSGSLLEKKPVFYVYNDNGTAIKFFIVRVNDKAYSYFDICNSCKGKNLGYRTHETGIECRACLITIPYDELETGIGGCYPYHLKGEERDGKYIVSKEEILKLKEYL encoded by the coding sequence ATGGTTGAATTTACTAAAATAAGGGTTGCCGGTGCGACATTATATCTTGTTTTATTTATAGTGTTAATCGGCTGTAAAGAGAAGCAGCAATTTTTACCTGTAACATTTTCCTCAGCCGGCGTCTTTAGTGTAAACTCCGGAAGTCTCTTAGAGAAAAAGCCCGTTTTTTATGTGTATAATGACAATGGCACAGCAATAAAATTTTTCATAGTAAGAGTAAACGACAAAGCCTACTCTTACTTTGACATATGCAATTCGTGTAAGGGCAAAAACCTCGGCTACAGGACTCATGAAACAGGGATTGAGTGTCGTGCCTGCTTAATCACAATACCATATGATGAACTCGAAACCGGAATCGGCGGCTGCTACCCCTACCATCTCAAAGGAGAGGAAAGGGATGGAAAGTATATTGTTTCAAAAGAAGAAATCCTCAAGCTGAAAGAATATTTGTAA
- the selB gene encoding selenocysteine-specific translation elongation factor — protein sequence MRYAVLGTAGHIDHGKSSLVKALTGVDPDRLKEEKQRGITIDLGFAELRYPGATVGIVDVPGHEKLIKNMLAGAQGIDMVLFVIAADESIMPQSKEHLAICNLLGIKTGIVAVTKCDLVDSEFLALVFEEVREFVSGTFLEGAEVIAVSSKDATNIENLKKMIGALALKTMPKSTGGIFRLPIDRVFTLKGFGTVVTGTAISGMVREDDLIEVLPQGIKTKVRGLHSHNQPITTGFAGQRVAVNLQGVDRELLCRGNLLTEQGRWISTKRLDVKITLLKDAVAVDGKAIVHFHIGTSELTARLIVYGGKKISPGETAYCQIRLREYIPVMVNDRFIIRRFSPVETIGGGIVVDVLPPVRGKDVTSLEIYETGSLSQKISEKVRRMALSGFSHKQLHSWINEDVKRIDAEIEKLRQSGTIIEVSDTLFHSESIKALESKIVNALKDFHKSNPLKAGISKDELGGKFKAIDSKIFSKILPSFTQLIIDKDIVRLRSFNPTLSTDDENIRSEIVKMFKDAGFQPPLKEELAAKLSLKINVVTDILKLLATSAILQRINDSVYLLKEDYDRMLSSLKDFSKTKTEISVSEFRDLLQTSRKYALPFLEHLDGKKITMRIGEVRKIIK from the coding sequence ATGCGATACGCGGTATTGGGCACGGCAGGGCACATAGACCACGGGAAGAGTTCTCTTGTCAAGGCACTAACTGGAGTTGACCCGGACAGGTTGAAAGAGGAAAAGCAGCGTGGTATAACCATTGATCTGGGCTTTGCCGAGCTAAGGTACCCGGGGGCAACCGTTGGAATTGTTGATGTGCCGGGGCATGAGAAACTTATTAAAAATATGCTTGCCGGGGCTCAGGGTATAGACATGGTGCTTTTTGTAATCGCTGCCGATGAGAGTATTATGCCACAGAGCAAAGAACACCTTGCCATTTGCAATCTTCTTGGCATCAAGACCGGCATAGTGGCTGTTACAAAGTGTGATCTGGTTGACTCCGAGTTTTTAGCTCTCGTCTTTGAAGAGGTGCGTGAGTTTGTGAGTGGTACTTTTTTAGAAGGCGCAGAGGTTATTGCCGTATCTTCCAAAGACGCCACTAATATTGAAAATCTGAAAAAAATGATAGGTGCACTGGCACTTAAAACGATGCCAAAATCAACGGGAGGGATATTCCGGCTGCCGATTGACAGGGTTTTTACCCTAAAGGGATTTGGCACTGTTGTCACAGGAACGGCAATATCCGGTATGGTAAGGGAAGATGATCTGATAGAAGTACTCCCACAGGGAATTAAAACAAAAGTACGAGGGCTTCACAGCCATAACCAGCCGATAACCACAGGTTTTGCAGGCCAGCGTGTTGCAGTAAACCTTCAGGGAGTTGACAGAGAACTGTTGTGCCGCGGCAATCTGCTGACAGAGCAGGGCAGGTGGATAAGTACCAAACGCCTTGACGTTAAAATTACACTGCTAAAGGACGCTGTGGCTGTGGATGGTAAAGCAATCGTACATTTTCATATAGGCACTTCTGAGCTGACAGCAAGACTAATTGTCTATGGCGGAAAGAAAATCTCACCCGGGGAAACGGCTTATTGTCAGATTCGCCTAAGAGAGTACATTCCTGTGATGGTTAATGACAGGTTTATTATTCGAAGGTTTTCACCGGTTGAGACCATAGGCGGCGGTATCGTTGTGGATGTCTTGCCACCGGTAAGAGGGAAAGACGTGACGAGCCTTGAAATTTACGAAACAGGCTCGCTTAGCCAAAAAATATCGGAAAAAGTCAGACGTATGGCGCTAAGCGGTTTTAGCCACAAACAACTCCACAGTTGGATTAACGAGGATGTTAAAAGGATAGATGCTGAAATAGAAAAGCTAAGGCAAAGCGGTACAATTATAGAAGTCTCCGACACATTGTTTCATTCCGAGTCAATAAAGGCTCTGGAGTCAAAGATAGTCAACGCATTAAAAGATTTTCACAAGTCTAATCCCCTTAAAGCTGGTATTTCCAAAGATGAACTGGGTGGTAAGTTTAAAGCCATTGACTCTAAAATATTTTCTAAAATCTTACCTTCATTTACGCAGCTGATAATTGACAAAGATATTGTGCGCCTGAGGTCTTTTAATCCCACACTCTCCACAGATGATGAAAACATACGCAGTGAAATAGTTAAAATGTTCAAAGATGCAGGGTTTCAGCCTCCTCTTAAAGAGGAGCTTGCTGCAAAACTCTCATTAAAAATAAACGTAGTCACCGACATTTTAAAACTCTTAGCCACAAGCGCAATATTGCAGCGTATCAATGATTCAGTATATCTGTTAAAAGAGGACTACGACAGAATGCTGTCCTCTCTGAAAGATTTCTCAAAGACCAAAACAGAAATAAGTGTCTCAGAATTCAGAGACCTGCTCCAAACCTCAAGAAAATATGCTCTCCCCTTCCTTGAACACCTGGACGGTAAGAAAATAACTATGAGAATCGGTGAGGTTAGAAAGATTATAAAATGA
- a CDS encoding DUF362 domain-containing protein — protein sequence MKSTKGSRMFKFDTLKAKTVKELKTGIKETLGTKYKKVFPNDKHAPILIKPNLNSNMNALTGNTTDLRVVAAVIEFLKETGYSDITIGEGTNSGFYRSNISVIQRLSYDKLCEHYGVKIKDFNYSDTVDVEFSKGVKARAARECAEAALFINMPKLKTHFEAGMSICLKNLMGCLVGQPNKKKTHASLFENIVNLNLTLKPHLHIVDAVVSMEGLGPTRGTPLMTGTVFFGTDPFLIDLMLAKFASFNIKKIGPIQNAIKRNIITNEHLNFVNNYNLAEVFSFKPPEAGPIATFIHHPKRQKYFLAVRNTAFFNYLCRTEIFGKILFATGLRQDVFIKDEMSCGGLSINQAKCTKCGKCNDYCPLDIKLPESFSKEGASKPLGCIECLYCYCICTERAIDFHGELGFMAEQIRQYDDIIRKL from the coding sequence ATGAAATCAACCAAAGGAAGCCGCATGTTTAAGTTTGATACGCTTAAAGCCAAAACTGTAAAGGAACTGAAAACCGGTATTAAGGAAACCCTCGGCACTAAATACAAAAAAGTTTTTCCTAATGACAAACATGCTCCAATATTAATAAAGCCTAACCTTAACAGCAATATGAATGCCTTAACCGGCAACACAACAGACCTCAGAGTTGTTGCCGCAGTTATCGAATTTCTGAAAGAAACCGGTTATTCCGATATAACTATAGGAGAGGGTACTAACAGCGGATTTTACAGAAGTAACATAAGCGTAATACAGAGGCTCTCCTATGACAAACTCTGTGAGCACTACGGAGTTAAAATCAAGGATTTCAACTACTCAGACACTGTGGATGTTGAGTTTTCAAAAGGCGTAAAGGCCAGGGCGGCAAGAGAGTGCGCAGAGGCCGCCTTGTTTATCAACATGCCTAAGCTAAAAACACACTTTGAGGCCGGCATGAGCATCTGTCTTAAAAACCTGATGGGATGCCTTGTCGGGCAGCCCAATAAGAAGAAAACCCATGCCTCACTATTTGAAAACATTGTAAATCTGAACCTTACCCTCAAACCCCATCTTCACATCGTTGATGCCGTGGTCTCAATGGAAGGACTCGGTCCCACACGCGGCACACCGCTTATGACAGGCACTGTGTTTTTTGGAACCGACCCGTTTTTGATTGACCTGATGCTGGCAAAGTTTGCCTCGTTTAATATAAAAAAAATCGGCCCCATACAAAATGCCATCAAACGTAACATCATAACCAATGAGCATCTAAACTTTGTAAACAATTATAATCTTGCTGAGGTTTTTTCTTTTAAACCGCCGGAGGCAGGCCCAATTGCAACCTTTATTCATCATCCTAAGCGTCAGAAGTATTTCCTTGCCGTGAGAAACACGGCATTTTTCAATTACCTGTGCCGGACTGAGATATTCGGCAAAATTCTCTTTGCCACAGGCCTGAGGCAGGATGTGTTTATAAAAGATGAGATGAGCTGTGGCGGACTTTCCATTAACCAGGCAAAGTGCACCAAATGTGGAAAGTGCAATGATTACTGCCCTTTAGACATAAAACTGCCGGAGAGTTTCTCTAAAGAGGGCGCATCAAAACCACTGGGGTGTATAGAGTGTCTGTACTGCTACTGCATATGCACGGAAAGAGCGATAGATTTTCACGGTGAGTTGGGCTTTATGGCCGAACAGATCAGACAATACGATGACATTATAAGGAAACTATAA